In Bradyrhizobium lablabi, one DNA window encodes the following:
- the rph gene encoding ribonuclease PH — MRPSRRAPDELRAVSLERGVVKYAEGSCMVKFGDTHVLVTATLEERLPPWLKGQGRGWVTAEYGMLPRATLERTRREASAGKQNGRTVEIQRLIGRSLRATIDLEALGERQITVDCDVLQADGGTRTASITGAWVALADCLSWMKTRNMIKGNVLRDNVAAISCGIYNGTPVLDLDYAEDSEAETDANFVMTGDGRIIEVQGTAEKTPFTQEEFLALMALARKGVARLVDLQKMAVA; from the coding sequence ATGCGGCCAAGCCGCCGTGCGCCGGATGAACTGCGCGCCGTATCGCTGGAACGCGGCGTCGTCAAATATGCCGAGGGTTCCTGCATGGTCAAATTCGGCGACACCCATGTGCTGGTCACCGCCACGTTGGAAGAGCGGCTGCCGCCATGGCTGAAGGGCCAGGGCCGCGGCTGGGTCACGGCCGAATACGGCATGCTGCCGCGGGCGACGCTGGAACGGACCCGGCGCGAGGCTTCGGCCGGCAAGCAAAACGGCCGTACCGTCGAAATCCAGCGCCTGATCGGCCGCTCGCTGCGCGCCACGATCGACCTCGAAGCGCTCGGCGAGCGCCAGATCACGGTCGACTGCGACGTGCTGCAGGCCGATGGCGGCACCCGCACCGCCTCGATCACCGGCGCCTGGGTCGCGCTCGCCGACTGCCTGTCCTGGATGAAGACCCGCAACATGATCAAGGGCAATGTGCTGCGCGACAATGTCGCCGCGATCTCCTGCGGCATCTATAACGGCACGCCGGTGCTGGACCTCGACTATGCCGAGGATTCGGAAGCCGAAACCGACGCCAACTTTGTCATGACCGGCGACGGCCGCATCATCGAGGTGCAGGGCACCGCGGAAAAGACGCCATTCACCCAGGAGGAATTTCTGGCGCTGATGGCCTTGGCGCGCAAAGGCGTGGCGCGGCTGGTGGATTTGCAGAAAATGGCCGTAGCGTGA
- the rdgB gene encoding RdgB/HAM1 family non-canonical purine NTP pyrophosphatase, giving the protein MHRRITGRLVIATHNPGKLAEMRELLAPHGVEAISAGELGLGEPEETGDTFAANARIKAAAAAKAAQLPAFADDSGLVVDALDDAPGIFSARWAGPNKDFNAAMTRIERLLQERGATTPAQRRAHFVSALCVAWPDDHLEEVEARADGTLVWPPRGTAGFGYDPMFMPDGHTRTFGEMTSLEKHGLPPLGLGLSHRARAFVKLAEICLDQR; this is encoded by the coding sequence ATGCACCGTCGAATCACAGGCAGGCTCGTGATCGCGACCCACAATCCCGGCAAGCTTGCCGAGATGCGGGAACTGCTGGCGCCGCACGGCGTCGAGGCGATATCGGCGGGCGAGCTTGGCCTCGGCGAGCCCGAGGAGACCGGCGACACATTTGCAGCCAATGCCCGGATCAAGGCGGCGGCCGCCGCCAAGGCCGCGCAGCTTCCAGCCTTCGCCGACGATTCCGGACTAGTGGTCGACGCGCTCGACGACGCGCCCGGAATTTTTTCGGCGCGCTGGGCCGGCCCAAACAAGGATTTTAACGCCGCGATGACGCGGATCGAACGGTTGCTGCAGGAGCGCGGCGCGACCACTCCCGCGCAACGAAGAGCGCATTTCGTTTCGGCCTTATGCGTCGCCTGGCCCGACGATCATCTCGAAGAGGTCGAGGCGCGTGCCGACGGCACGTTGGTGTGGCCACCGCGCGGCACTGCAGGTTTCGGCTACGATCCGATGTTCATGCCCGATGGACATACCCGCACGTTCGGCGAGATGACGAGCCTCGAGAAACACGGCCTGCCGCCGCTCGGGCTCGGCCTGTCGCACCGCGCCCGCGCATTTGTAAAACTGGCGGAGATCTGCCTTGACCAGCGCTGA
- a CDS encoding NADPH-dependent FMN reductase, whose amino-acid sequence MSALKILVIPGSLRTGSLNVRLAAAAAYQFVQAGAEITRISLADFPLPIYDGDLQSKSGVPKNAVNLKRMIGAHHGVLIVTPEYNSSVPPLVKNTIDWVTRVQDGEESRGQVFRERAFAIAAASESRLGGTRSLAALRLILTSCHATVIPNQLALSHASEAYDDMDRLKHPADIEALNALVRQLIDVSQRMM is encoded by the coding sequence ATGTCCGCGCTGAAAATCCTGGTGATCCCCGGCTCGCTGCGCACCGGCTCGCTCAATGTGCGGCTTGCGGCGGCCGCCGCCTATCAATTCGTGCAGGCAGGCGCCGAAATCACCCGCATTTCGCTCGCCGATTTTCCACTGCCGATCTATGACGGCGATTTGCAGAGCAAATCGGGCGTGCCGAAGAACGCGGTTAATCTCAAGCGCATGATCGGCGCCCATCATGGCGTCTTGATCGTGACGCCGGAATATAATTCCTCGGTGCCACCCTTGGTGAAGAACACCATCGACTGGGTGACGCGGGTGCAGGATGGCGAGGAAAGTCGCGGTCAGGTGTTCCGCGAGCGGGCCTTTGCGATCGCCGCCGCTTCCGAAAGCCGGCTCGGCGGCACGCGGTCGCTGGCGGCGCTGCGGCTGATCCTGACCTCCTGCCACGCTACCGTCATTCCGAACCAGCTCGCGCTGTCGCACGCCAGCGAAGCCTATGATGATATGGACCGCCTAAAGCATCCCGCCGATATCGAGGCGCTCAACGCGCTGGTGCGGCAATTGATCGACGTCTCCCAACGCATGATGTGA
- the hemW gene encoding radical SAM family heme chaperone HemW — translation MTSADGKEAFGVYVHWPFCLSKCPYCDFNSHVRHAPIDEERFARAFAREIETTAARAPGREVSSIFLGGGTPSLMRPQTVGAILDAIGRHWRVAREVEVTLEANPTSVEATRFAGYRAAGVNRVSLGVQALDDASLKALGRLHSAREALDAVKIARTAFDRYSFDLIYARPDQTPERWADELKLAISEAAEHLSLYQLTIEEGTPFFGLHAAGKLQTPDEATARALYDITQEVCAAHGLPAYEISNHARSGAECRHNLVYWRGEEYAGIGPGAHGRLDIDGTRHAIATEKRPEAWLMQVEAAGHGVVSDDHLNSEERADEFLLMGLRLAEGIDPKRYAALSGRALDPGRIAVLREEGAIVVDDSGRLRVTQAGFPVLDAVVADLAA, via the coding sequence TTGACCAGCGCTGACGGGAAAGAAGCCTTCGGCGTTTACGTGCACTGGCCTTTCTGCCTGTCGAAATGCCCGTATTGCGACTTCAACAGCCATGTCCGGCATGCGCCGATCGACGAAGAACGGTTTGCCCGTGCCTTCGCCCGCGAGATCGAAACCACCGCGGCGCGCGCACCGGGCCGCGAAGTATCGTCGATTTTTCTCGGTGGCGGCACGCCATCCCTGATGCGGCCGCAGACCGTCGGGGCGATCCTGGATGCGATCGGCCGACACTGGCGGGTCGCTCGGGAAGTCGAAGTCACGCTCGAAGCCAATCCGACCAGCGTCGAGGCCACGCGGTTTGCCGGTTATCGCGCAGCCGGTGTGAACCGGGTTTCGCTCGGCGTGCAGGCGTTGGACGACGCCTCGCTGAAAGCGCTGGGACGTCTGCACAGCGCGCGCGAAGCGCTCGACGCGGTGAAAATCGCGCGCACCGCGTTCGATCGCTATTCGTTCGATCTGATCTACGCCCGTCCCGATCAGACGCCCGAGAGGTGGGCCGATGAACTGAAACTCGCGATCTCGGAAGCCGCCGAGCATCTGTCGCTCTATCAACTGACGATCGAAGAGGGCACGCCGTTCTTCGGCTTGCACGCCGCCGGAAAATTGCAGACGCCGGACGAGGCGACCGCGCGGGCGCTTTATGATATCACCCAGGAGGTCTGCGCGGCGCATGGCCTGCCGGCTTACGAGATTTCCAATCACGCACGATCCGGCGCGGAATGCCGGCATAATCTGGTCTATTGGCGCGGCGAAGAATATGCCGGCATCGGGCCCGGCGCGCATGGCCGGCTCGATATCGACGGCACAAGGCATGCGATCGCCACCGAAAAGCGGCCCGAGGCGTGGCTGATGCAGGTCGAGGCGGCCGGCCACGGCGTCGTGTCGGACGATCACCTCAACAGCGAGGAGCGCGCCGACGAATTCTTGCTGATGGGCCTCCGGCTCGCCGAGGGCATCGATCCCAAGCGCTATGCGGCGCTATCGGGCCGCGCGCTCGATCCGGGCCGCATTGCGGTGCTGCGTGAGGAAGGCGCGATTGTCGTCGACGACAGCGGACGGCTGCGCGTCACCCAAGCCGGATTTCCAGTGCTCGATGCGGTGGTGGCGGATTTAGCGGCGTAA
- the dnaK gene encoding molecular chaperone DnaK: MGKVIGIDLGTTNSCVAVMDGKTAKVIENAEGMRTTPSIVAFSDDGERLVGQPAKRQAVTNPERTFFAVKRLVGRRYDDPMVEKDKKLVPYKIVKASNGDAWVEADGKTYSPSQISAFILQKMKETAEAHLGQKVDQAVITVPAYFNDAQRQATKDAGKIAGLEVLRIINEPTAAALAYGLDKTKSGTIAVYDLGGGTFDISILEIGDGVFEVKSTNGDTFLGGEDFDMRLVSYLADEFQKEQGINLRNDKLALQRLKEAAEKAKIELSSTTQTEINLPFITADQTGPKHLTMKLTRAKFEALVDDLVQKTIEPCRKALKDAGLTAGEIGEVVLVGGMTRMPKVQEVVKQLFGKEPHKGVNPDEVVAIGAAIQAGVLQGDVKDVLLLDVTPLSLGIETLGGVFTRIIDRNTTIPTKKSQVFSTAEDNQNAVTIRVFQGEREMAADNKVLGQFDLMGIPPAPRGMPQIEVTFDIDANGIVNVSAKDKATGKEQQIRIQASGGLSEADIQKMVKDAEANAAEDKKRREAVDAKNHADSLVHSTEKALAEHGSKIPETDRRAIEDAVSDLKEALKGDDAEAIKAKTNTLAQASMKLGEAMYKQQAEADAAKDAAKDDVVDAEFTEVDDDKNTKKSA; the protein is encoded by the coding sequence ATGGGAAAGGTCATTGGGATCGATCTCGGCACCACGAATTCGTGCGTCGCCGTAATGGATGGCAAGACAGCGAAAGTCATCGAAAACGCCGAGGGCATGCGGACGACCCCGTCGATCGTCGCCTTCAGCGATGACGGTGAGCGCCTCGTCGGCCAGCCCGCCAAGCGCCAGGCGGTGACCAATCCCGAGCGGACCTTCTTCGCGGTGAAGCGTCTGGTCGGCCGCCGCTATGACGACCCGATGGTGGAAAAGGACAAGAAGCTTGTCCCCTACAAGATCGTCAAGGCGTCCAACGGCGATGCCTGGGTCGAAGCCGACGGCAAGACCTACTCGCCCTCGCAGATTTCCGCTTTCATCCTGCAGAAGATGAAAGAGACCGCCGAAGCCCATCTCGGCCAGAAGGTCGATCAGGCCGTCATCACCGTTCCCGCCTATTTCAACGACGCGCAACGTCAGGCCACCAAGGACGCCGGCAAGATCGCCGGCCTCGAAGTGCTGCGTATCATCAACGAGCCGACCGCGGCCGCGCTCGCTTACGGTCTCGACAAGACGAAATCCGGCACCATCGCGGTGTACGACCTCGGCGGCGGCACCTTCGACATCTCGATCCTCGAGATCGGCGACGGCGTGTTCGAGGTGAAGTCGACCAATGGCGACACCTTCCTGGGCGGTGAAGATTTCGACATGCGGCTCGTCAGTTATCTGGCCGATGAATTCCAGAAGGAGCAGGGCATCAACCTGCGCAACGACAAGCTCGCCTTGCAGCGCCTGAAAGAGGCCGCCGAAAAGGCCAAGATCGAGTTGTCCTCGACCACGCAAACCGAAATCAACCTGCCCTTCATCACCGCCGATCAGACCGGGCCGAAGCATCTGACGATGAAGTTGACGCGCGCCAAGTTCGAGGCGCTGGTCGATGATCTCGTGCAGAAGACCATCGAGCCCTGCCGCAAGGCGCTGAAGGACGCAGGCCTCACCGCCGGCGAGATCGGCGAAGTGGTGCTGGTCGGCGGCATGACCCGCATGCCGAAGGTCCAGGAAGTGGTGAAGCAGTTGTTCGGCAAGGAGCCGCACAAGGGCGTCAACCCCGACGAAGTCGTCGCCATCGGTGCTGCGATCCAGGCCGGCGTGCTGCAGGGCGACGTCAAGGACGTGCTGCTGCTCGACGTGACCCCGCTGTCGCTCGGCATCGAGACGCTGGGTGGCGTGTTCACCCGCATCATCGATCGCAACACCACGATCCCGACCAAGAAGAGCCAGGTGTTCTCCACCGCCGAGGATAACCAGAACGCCGTCACCATCCGCGTCTTCCAGGGCGAGCGCGAAATGGCGGCCGACAACAAGGTTTTGGGCCAGTTCGATCTGATGGGCATTCCGCCGGCGCCGCGCGGCATGCCGCAGATCGAAGTCACCTTCGACATCGACGCCAACGGCATCGTCAACGTCTCCGCCAAGGACAAGGCGACCGGCAAGGAGCAGCAGATCCGGATCCAGGCTTCCGGCGGTCTTTCCGAAGCCGACATCCAGAAGATGGTCAAGGACGCCGAGGCCAACGCCGCCGAGGACAAGAAGCGCCGCGAGGCGGTCGACGCCAAGAACCATGCCGACTCGCTGGTGCATTCCACCGAGAAGGCGCTGGCCGAACATGGCTCGAAGATCCCGGAGACGGATCGCCGCGCCATCGAGGACGCCGTCAGCGATTTGAAGGAAGCGCTGAAGGGCGACGACGCGGAGGCCATCAAGGCCAAGACCAATACGCTGGCGCAGGCTTCGATGAAGCTCGGCGAGGCGATGTACAAGCAGCAGGCCGAGGCCGATGCGGCCAAGGATGCCGCCAAGGACGACGTGGTCGACGCGGAGTTTACCGAGGTCGACGACGACAAGAACACCAAGAAGTCTGCTTAA
- a CDS encoding DUF1330 domain-containing protein translates to MAKAYWIARVDVHNMDGYKEYIAQNGAVFKKFDAKFLVRGGKYEAREGSSRSRNVVLEFKDYETAIACYNSPEYARLVALRSPHSECDLLIIEGYDGQQP, encoded by the coding sequence ATGGCAAAAGCCTATTGGATCGCGCGCGTCGACGTTCACAACATGGACGGCTACAAGGAATACATCGCGCAGAACGGCGCGGTATTCAAAAAGTTCGACGCAAAATTTCTGGTGCGCGGCGGCAAGTACGAGGCCAGGGAAGGCTCGTCGCGGTCGCGCAATGTGGTGCTGGAATTCAAGGACTACGAGACCGCAATCGCCTGCTACAACTCACCCGAATATGCCCGTCTGGTCGCGCTGCGCTCGCCCCATTCCGAATGCGACCTCCTGATCATCGAAGGCTATGACGGGCAGCAGCCGTAG
- a CDS encoding class I SAM-dependent methyltransferase, with protein MPLQSSVRALKKPPRLDDEVRFLRSWIEKPLHMGAVMPSGRFLARTMAQYVDIDSEGPVVELGPGTGAITSALIEHGVDQKRLVLVEYNPGFCALLRDRYPEAKVVQGDAYALRDSLWNVLSAPASAVVSGLPLVTKPMLTRLRLIRDAFLALAPGAPFVQFTYSVVPPIPKSLPGVSTEASERIWMNLPPARVWVYRKG; from the coding sequence ATGCCTTTGCAATCGTCCGTGCGTGCGTTGAAAAAGCCCCCTCGTCTGGACGATGAGGTGCGTTTCCTTCGCTCATGGATCGAGAAGCCGCTGCACATGGGCGCGGTGATGCCATCGGGGCGGTTTCTGGCGCGCACCATGGCGCAATATGTCGATATCGACTCCGAAGGACCGGTGGTCGAGCTTGGGCCGGGGACCGGCGCGATCACCAGCGCCTTGATCGAGCATGGCGTGGACCAAAAGCGTCTCGTGCTGGTCGAATATAATCCGGGTTTCTGCGCCCTGCTGCGCGACCGTTATCCCGAAGCCAAAGTCGTTCAGGGCGACGCCTATGCGTTGCGCGACTCGCTCTGGAATGTGCTGAGCGCGCCTGCGTCAGCGGTGGTTTCCGGCCTGCCGCTGGTGACAAAACCGATGCTGACGCGCTTGCGGCTGATCCGCGACGCCTTCCTGGCGCTGGCGCCGGGCGCGCCATTCGTGCAGTTCACCTATTCGGTGGTGCCGCCGATCCCGAAATCGCTGCCGGGGGTTTCCACAGAAGCCTCCGAGCGCATCTGGATGAACCTTCCGCCAGCCCGTGTCTGGGTGTATCGCAAGGGCTGA
- the hrcA gene encoding heat-inducible transcriptional repressor HrcA: MAHHDPIGLIAPHAGLAALNERSRDIFRQIVESYLATGEPVGSRNISRLIAVPLSPASVRNVMSDLEQLGLIYAPHTSAGRLPTELGLRFFVDALMQVGDLTESERQSIQSQLASVGRAQSVEAALGEALTRLSGLTRAAAVVLTAKSNSRLKHIEFVRLEPERALVVLVGEDGQVENRVLTLPPGVPSSALTEATNFLNSRIRGRTLAEARLELETALTQNRAELDQLTQKVIAAGIASWSGGENDDRQLIVRGHANLLEDLHALEDLERVRLLFDDLETKRGVIDLLGRAERAEGVRIFIGSENKLFSLSGSSTIIAPYSDGAGHIVGVLGVIGPTRLNYARVIPTVDYAARIVSRMLGG, from the coding sequence GTGGCCCACCACGATCCGATTGGCCTGATCGCGCCGCATGCCGGGCTCGCAGCGCTCAACGAGCGCTCGCGGGATATCTTTCGTCAAATCGTCGAAAGTTACCTTGCGACCGGCGAGCCCGTCGGCTCGCGCAACATTTCGCGCCTGATCGCGGTGCCGCTGTCGCCGGCCTCGGTGCGCAACGTGATGTCGGATCTGGAACAGCTTGGCCTGATCTACGCGCCGCACACCTCGGCCGGAAGGCTGCCGACCGAATTGGGCCTGCGCTTTTTCGTCGATGCCTTGATGCAGGTCGGCGATCTCACCGAATCCGAGCGGCAGTCGATCCAGTCCCAGCTCGCCTCCGTCGGCAGGGCGCAATCGGTCGAAGCAGCCCTTGGCGAAGCCTTGACGCGGCTGTCGGGCTTGACCCGTGCCGCGGCGGTGGTGCTGACCGCAAAATCCAATTCGCGCCTGAAGCATATCGAATTCGTCCGCCTGGAGCCGGAGCGGGCGCTGGTGGTGCTGGTCGGCGAGGACGGCCAGGTCGAGAACCGCGTGCTGACGCTGCCGCCCGGCGTTCCCTCTTCCGCGCTCACCGAAGCCACCAATTTTCTCAATTCGCGGATCAGAGGCCGGACGCTGGCCGAGGCGCGCCTCGAGCTTGAAACCGCATTGACGCAGAACCGCGCCGAACTCGACCAGCTGACGCAGAAGGTGATCGCCGCCGGAATCGCAAGCTGGTCCGGCGGCGAAAACGATGACCGGCAATTGATCGTGCGCGGTCACGCCAATCTGCTCGAGGATCTGCACGCGCTCGAGGATCTGGAGCGCGTGCGCTTGTTGTTCGACGATCTCGAAACCAAGCGCGGCGTGATCGATCTCTTGGGGCGCGCCGAACGCGCCGAGGGCGTGCGGATTTTCATCGGATCGGAGAACAAGCTGTTTTCGCTGTCTGGCTCGTCCACCATCATCGCGCCCTATAGCGATGGCGCCGGCCACATTGTCGGCGTTCTCGGCGTGATCGGGCCGACCCGGCTCAATTATGCCCGGGTGATCCCGACGGTGGATTATGCCGCGCGCATCGTCAGCCGCATGCTGGGCGGCTGA
- the pyrF gene encoding orotidine-5'-phosphate decarboxylase: protein MQPAKIAPNDRLIVALDLPGVAPAEAMIARLGDSVTFYKIGYQLAYAGGLPLVRRLADAGKKVFIDLKLHDISHTVARGVESVAKLGATFLTVHAYPQTMKAAVEGRAGSGLKILGVTVLTSYDDGDLHAAGYRFGVADLAEARARQAQVLGVDGLVCSPEEAASLHKIVGHQMVLVTPGIRPAGATTGDQKRIMTPARAISAGADYLVVGRPVIEAADPKAMAEAIQAEIVQALG, encoded by the coding sequence ATGCAGCCAGCCAAGATCGCTCCCAACGACCGCTTGATCGTGGCGCTCGATCTGCCCGGAGTGGCGCCCGCGGAAGCGATGATCGCGCGGCTCGGCGATAGCGTGACGTTTTACAAGATCGGCTACCAGCTGGCCTACGCCGGAGGATTGCCGCTGGTGCGTCGGCTTGCGGACGCCGGCAAGAAGGTTTTCATCGATCTCAAGCTGCACGATATCAGCCATACGGTAGCGCGCGGGGTAGAGAGCGTCGCAAAATTGGGCGCGACCTTCCTGACCGTGCACGCCTATCCGCAGACCATGAAGGCGGCGGTCGAGGGCCGCGCCGGCTCGGGCCTGAAAATCCTCGGCGTCACCGTGCTGACCTCCTACGACGACGGCGATCTGCATGCGGCCGGCTACAGGTTCGGCGTAGCGGACCTCGCCGAAGCCCGGGCCCGGCAGGCCCAGGTGCTCGGCGTCGATGGGCTGGTGTGCTCGCCGGAGGAGGCGGCCTCCCTGCACAAGATCGTCGGCCATCAGATGGTGCTGGTGACGCCGGGTATCCGGCCGGCGGGAGCCACCACCGGCGATCAGAAGCGCATCATGACGCCGGCACGCGCCATCTCGGCCGGGGCGGACTATCTGGTGGTGGGACGGCCGGTGATCGAGGCCGCCGATCCCAAGGCGATGGCGGAGGCCATCCAGGCCGAAATCGTGCAGGCGCTGGGTTAA
- the grpE gene encoding nucleotide exchange factor GrpE, which produces MTDPTRQKDDPANPAQGPEPVVSKPYIMPDDPEEGSAEALAKEAAEARDKMLRTLAEMENLRKRTAREVADARTYGISGFARDVLDIADNLQRALDAVPADTRASADPGLKALIEGVELTERSLLNALEKNGVKKFDPSGEKFDPNFQQAMYEVPDPSVPAGTVVQVVQAGYMIGDRVLRPALVAVSKGGAKAGTPANGNEPSSAA; this is translated from the coding sequence ATGACCGATCCCACCCGGCAGAAGGACGATCCGGCGAACCCGGCGCAAGGCCCCGAGCCCGTGGTTTCCAAGCCATACATCATGCCCGACGATCCCGAAGAGGGCTCGGCCGAAGCGCTCGCCAAGGAGGCCGCGGAGGCGCGCGACAAGATGCTGCGCACGCTGGCGGAGATGGAGAATCTCCGCAAGCGCACCGCGCGCGAGGTGGCGGATGCGCGAACCTACGGCATTTCGGGTTTCGCGCGCGACGTTCTCGATATCGCCGATAATCTGCAGCGCGCGCTCGATGCGGTTCCGGCCGATACCAGGGCCTCCGCCGATCCCGGGTTGAAGGCGCTGATCGAAGGCGTTGAGCTCACCGAACGCTCGCTGCTCAACGCGCTGGAGAAAAACGGCGTCAAGAAATTCGATCCGTCGGGCGAGAAATTCGATCCGAATTTTCAGCAGGCGATGTACGAGGTCCCGGACCCCTCGGTGCCGGCGGGAACGGTGGTCCAGGTGGTGCAGGCCGGCTATATGATCGGCGACCGCGTGCTGCGGCCGGCGCTTGTCGCGGTCTCCAAGGGTGGCGCGAAGGCCGGCACGCCGGCCAACGGCAACGAACCGAGCAGCGCGGCCTAA
- the dnaJ gene encoding molecular chaperone DnaJ: protein MSTKRCYYETLEVDRNADESKLKAAFRKLAMKWHPDKNPGDASSEMRFKEINEAYEVLKDGDKRAAYDRFGHAAFEQGNGAGGPGFGAGFASSFSDIFEDLFGMAGQRGRGGGRERGADLRYNMEITLEEAFIGKTAQIEIPVSVTCESCSGTGAKAGTKPKTCSMCGGAGRVRQAQGFFTLERTCPGCQGRGQMIEDPCPSCAGSGRVTRERTLSINIPQGVEDGTRIRLAGEGEAGVRGGPPGDLYIFLSLASHQFFQRDGADLHCRVPISMVTAALGGEFEVPTIDKGKTKVKIPSGTQSGRRFRIASKGMPVLRSRQTGDMYVQVVVETPQNLTKKQQELLAEFEKLSSGATQPEAAGFFTKVKDFFGTRAN, encoded by the coding sequence ATGTCCACCAAGCGCTGCTACTACGAAACCCTTGAAGTCGACCGCAACGCGGACGAATCCAAACTGAAAGCGGCATTCCGCAAGCTCGCGATGAAATGGCATCCGGACAAGAATCCGGGCGATGCCTCGAGCGAAATGCGCTTCAAGGAAATCAACGAAGCCTATGAGGTTTTGAAAGACGGCGACAAGCGCGCCGCTTACGACCGCTTCGGCCATGCGGCGTTCGAGCAGGGTAATGGCGCCGGCGGTCCCGGCTTCGGCGCCGGCTTTGCTTCCTCGTTCTCGGATATTTTCGAAGACCTGTTCGGCATGGCCGGCCAGCGCGGACGCGGCGGCGGCCGCGAGCGCGGCGCGGATCTCCGCTACAACATGGAAATCACGCTGGAGGAAGCCTTCATCGGCAAAACCGCCCAGATCGAGATCCCGGTCTCGGTGACCTGCGAATCCTGTTCGGGCACCGGCGCCAAGGCCGGCACCAAGCCCAAGACCTGCTCGATGTGCGGCGGCGCGGGGCGGGTGCGCCAGGCGCAGGGCTTCTTCACGCTGGAGCGGACCTGTCCCGGCTGCCAGGGCCGCGGCCAGATGATCGAAGACCCCTGTCCCTCCTGCGCGGGCTCCGGGCGCGTGACGCGCGAGCGGACCCTGTCGATCAATATCCCCCAAGGCGTCGAAGACGGCACAAGGATCCGGCTTGCCGGCGAGGGCGAAGCCGGCGTCCGTGGTGGGCCGCCCGGCGATCTCTACATTTTCCTCTCGCTCGCCAGCCATCAGTTCTTCCAGCGCGATGGCGCCGATCTGCATTGCAGGGTCCCGATTTCCATGGTGACGGCGGCGTTGGGCGGCGAATTCGAGGTGCCGACCATCGACAAGGGCAAGACCAAGGTGAAAATCCCCTCCGGCACCCAGTCCGGCCGGCGCTTTCGCATTGCATCAAAGGGCATGCCGGTGCTCCGCTCGCGCCAGACCGGTGACATGTATGTCCAGGTCGTGGTCGAAACGCCGCAGAATCTGACCAAGAAGCAGCAGGAATTGCTGGCCGAGTTTGAAAAATTGTCGTCGGGCGCAACCCAGCCGGAAGCAGCGGGTTTCTTCACTAAGGTCAAGGACTTCTTCGGTACCCGCGCCAACTGA